The following proteins are encoded in a genomic region of Rhizobium sp. NLR16a:
- a CDS encoding TniQ family protein produces the protein MRTVNAHAPAISIRERYHNVAGDRWPVTVMPQPEELLSSWLHRLAYANGVPPKAFARVLGLSPGMWSAALDLKLPADIANLLHAKTGVAPDQLAVMTLSRDLPGQLLLPLRCNRHRDGSAWLQFCSRCLTEDAQPYFRRRWRLATRVSCTQHGCRLRDRCPSCNGCITVFDQAGLVPQHYCVACGYDLRRGPVPYISPTTRTLDRCIDNICSLEAIGHSPFGPALIRRLLNMPSAAGGYYTTMMLSSLSTAARTYCAERLSSPSEWSVDYTTDDEKDRKARRLRRSIPPTSDHSAWIELLANALGRRRGRPVVSEGNESGIKLLDLLGAYARMSPGPGRRLVQDLLGT, from the coding sequence ATGAGAACGGTCAACGCGCACGCGCCGGCAATCAGCATTCGCGAACGGTATCATAACGTCGCTGGTGACCGGTGGCCGGTCACGGTGATGCCGCAGCCGGAGGAATTACTATCGAGTTGGCTGCATCGGCTTGCCTACGCCAACGGAGTACCTCCGAAAGCCTTTGCTCGTGTGCTCGGGCTTAGTCCAGGAATGTGGTCGGCAGCCCTCGATCTAAAGCTCCCGGCCGATATCGCAAACCTGCTGCACGCCAAAACAGGTGTCGCCCCCGATCAGCTCGCCGTAATGACGTTGTCGCGAGATCTGCCGGGGCAACTTCTGTTGCCGCTGCGCTGCAACCGGCATCGCGACGGTTCTGCTTGGCTGCAGTTCTGCAGCCGCTGTTTGACCGAGGATGCGCAGCCATATTTTCGGCGTCGATGGCGCCTGGCCACACGGGTTTCATGCACACAGCATGGCTGTAGGTTGCGCGACCGATGTCCGTCCTGCAACGGCTGCATTACGGTTTTTGACCAGGCCGGACTCGTGCCGCAACACTATTGCGTCGCCTGCGGCTACGACTTGCGCCGCGGACCGGTTCCGTACATCAGCCCAACGACGAGGACGCTCGATCGATGCATCGACAATATCTGCAGTCTGGAAGCAATTGGCCACTCCCCATTTGGCCCTGCGCTCATTCGTCGCCTGCTGAACATGCCCAGTGCTGCTGGCGGCTACTACACGACGATGATGCTCTCCAGTCTGTCGACAGCGGCGCGGACATACTGCGCTGAACGTCTCAGCAGCCCAAGTGAATGGTCGGTGGATTATACTACGGATGATGAAAAGGACCGTAAAGCACGCCGTTTGCGTCGTTCGATCCCGCCGACGAGTGATCACTCTGCCTGGATCGAGCTGCTTGCGAACGCACTTGGACGAAGAAGAGGACGGCCGGTTGTGTCAGAGGGCAATGAATCGGGCATAAAGCTTCTGGATTTGCTCGGCGCCTATGCCAGAATGAGCCCGGGTCCCGGCCGTCGCCTGGTGCAGGACCTGCTTGGAACATAA
- a CDS encoding TniB family NTP-binding protein, with protein MADHLLEHVRPYLDRDQEERIAYIRAPRWIGHHVAQASHRRLTELLKRPPSLRTQGLMLVGPYANGKTMIAERFAVEHLRTAPEQKVWMVQTREGAGLGHFYASILQALRAPGGDMWDVGRKAEQLDHLLASLKPKVLVLDEFHNALRGRARDVEAVFAFLRRIGRQYDISPVLIGEVAVCDFINATSEMASRFDLIAVPRWQYDETYFMLLDSLEAALPLAKSSDLSNEALARRIFDLSEGLIGEIVTVVTRAAIAAIRSGSERISKASISELRYVPISQRRNSALRESLL; from the coding sequence ATGGCGGATCATTTACTGGAGCATGTCCGGCCTTATCTTGACCGTGATCAGGAGGAAAGGATCGCCTATATCCGCGCGCCACGGTGGATCGGGCATCATGTCGCCCAGGCCAGCCATCGGCGACTGACCGAGCTCTTGAAACGGCCTCCGTCCTTGCGAACCCAGGGCCTGATGTTGGTTGGGCCCTATGCCAACGGCAAGACGATGATCGCCGAGCGGTTTGCCGTCGAGCACCTCAGAACCGCACCCGAGCAAAAGGTATGGATGGTCCAGACACGCGAAGGCGCCGGCCTCGGCCATTTCTATGCCAGCATTCTGCAGGCGCTGCGCGCTCCCGGCGGCGATATGTGGGATGTCGGTCGCAAGGCGGAGCAACTCGACCACTTGCTGGCCAGCCTCAAACCGAAGGTGCTGGTTCTCGACGAGTTCCACAATGCGCTGCGGGGCCGTGCCCGCGACGTCGAAGCCGTTTTTGCCTTCCTGCGGCGGATCGGCCGCCAGTACGACATTTCGCCAGTGCTCATCGGAGAGGTAGCCGTTTGCGACTTTATCAATGCGACCAGCGAGATGGCGAGCCGATTCGATCTGATAGCAGTTCCTCGATGGCAATATGACGAGACCTATTTCATGCTCCTCGACAGCCTCGAAGCCGCTTTGCCGCTCGCAAAAAGCTCGGATCTGTCGAACGAGGCATTGGCGCGGCGGATATTCGATCTGTCTGAAGGCTTGATCGGCGAGATCGTCACCGTCGTCACCCGGGCCGCCATCGCCGCGATCAGATCAGGGAGCGAACGCATCAGCAAAGCCAGCATCAGCGAGCTGCGCTACGTGCCGATCTCGCAACGGCGCAACTCGGCCCTGCGTGAGAGCCTTCTATGA
- a CDS encoding transposase family protein: MARRVARELDKILDGGDPRQVAVARAAAELRLTTRQIYNLLARYRADRTVTALLPRTALSRRKRLPEQVEEIIGTTLRERWLTLEPTPLAPVVDEIRARCEEAGLAVPSYVTVARRIPVLFSPEEIAKKRSANPKHLLRLKPRPGYIHAPHPLAVCQIDHTPTDINFVEVVDGAGMFIGRPYLTIVTDVATRSILGFCLTLEKPSVLSVALCLAHAICPKDAWLAAHNLNHVWPMFGRPRLLVTDSAMEFKGYAFQRGCDDYGIRIRYRDRGCVHHGGVVERLLGKLNAVLATYPGSSGRSVAHRDEYPCERRACLSFSDLERCIALAIIDHNLQESSKTLKVPLTEWQRNSTELPDFGDDPQRVLLSFLPGTERRLSPQGISMFAMHYYSPWLGILVPERDRLEKLEVRYDPRDISHVYVRDPETRQFRPVERRDGQLTPQTLWEHEAERVRRRTINQRSHIEKVAFRREIAAIAETAKSSKRRLRDAVRNAHAATAEKPYAVMQPPMPPPVEHPPRQKRRLPVEDW, translated from the coding sequence ATGGCGCGTCGCGTCGCCCGCGAATTGGACAAGATCCTCGATGGCGGCGACCCAAGACAGGTTGCCGTTGCACGCGCCGCGGCTGAACTGCGGCTGACCACACGACAAATCTACAATCTCCTTGCGCGCTATCGCGCCGATCGCACGGTGACGGCCTTGCTGCCTCGCACTGCCCTCAGTCGTCGCAAACGGCTGCCGGAACAGGTGGAGGAAATCATCGGCACGACACTTCGCGAGCGATGGCTGACGCTCGAACCGACCCCACTTGCTCCCGTGGTCGATGAGATCCGCGCGCGGTGCGAGGAAGCTGGCCTTGCCGTGCCGTCTTATGTGACAGTCGCCCGGCGCATTCCGGTGCTGTTTTCGCCTGAAGAGATCGCGAAGAAGCGATCGGCCAATCCAAAGCACTTGCTGCGGCTGAAACCGCGACCCGGCTACATCCACGCACCGCACCCGCTCGCCGTGTGCCAAATCGACCATACGCCAACCGACATCAATTTCGTGGAGGTGGTCGATGGCGCCGGTATGTTCATCGGCCGCCCTTATCTGACGATCGTCACCGACGTGGCGACTCGCTCCATTCTCGGCTTCTGCCTCACCCTGGAAAAGCCGTCAGTTCTGTCCGTCGCGCTTTGTCTCGCCCACGCCATCTGCCCGAAAGATGCCTGGCTTGCGGCCCACAATCTCAACCATGTCTGGCCGATGTTCGGTCGGCCGCGGCTGCTCGTCACGGACTCGGCAATGGAGTTCAAAGGATACGCCTTCCAACGCGGCTGTGACGATTACGGGATCCGGATCCGCTATCGCGATCGCGGCTGCGTGCATCACGGCGGGGTTGTTGAGCGGCTGCTCGGAAAGCTCAATGCGGTTCTTGCCACTTATCCCGGTTCGTCGGGGCGCTCGGTCGCCCACCGCGACGAATATCCGTGCGAGCGGCGCGCCTGCCTGAGCTTTTCTGACCTGGAACGCTGTATCGCGCTCGCGATCATCGATCATAATCTCCAGGAAAGTTCCAAGACCCTTAAGGTGCCGCTGACTGAATGGCAACGGAATAGCACAGAACTGCCGGATTTTGGCGACGATCCGCAACGCGTCCTGCTGTCGTTTCTGCCGGGGACGGAAAGACGGCTGTCACCGCAAGGGATCAGCATGTTCGCAATGCACTATTATTCGCCGTGGCTGGGCATCTTGGTTCCCGAGCGTGACCGGCTCGAAAAACTCGAAGTGCGATACGATCCGCGCGACATCAGTCACGTCTACGTCCGTGACCCGGAAACAAGACAGTTTCGGCCGGTCGAACGACGCGATGGCCAGCTCACGCCCCAGACGCTGTGGGAACATGAGGCTGAGCGCGTCCGTCGGCGCACAATCAATCAACGGTCACACATCGAGAAGGTGGCGTTCCGCCGCGAGATCGCAGCCATAGCGGAGACCGCAAAGTCTTCAAAGCGCCGGCTACGCGATGCCGTGCGCAACGCCCATGCCGCTACGGCGGAAAAACCTTATGCGGTCATGCAGCCGCCGATGCCTCCTCCCGTAGAGCATCCCCCGCGCCAGAAGCGCCGGCTGCCGGTGGAGGATTGGTAG
- a CDS encoding phosphotransferase, with protein sequence MSEIELPLVGGRITAGVVRVGDTVRRPISADRSNVHDLLRQLENIGFDGTPRFLGIDERDREILSFLPGDVPLDLDHFSDVQLRSAASLLRRFHDATAQSPLARQQNAEVICHNDWGPPNAVFYEDLPFGLIDFDTIAPGLRLWDLGYSAFAWLDLGNPDYTGAEQVRRLSVFAEGYGLSTCSPAQIAAYAVARQTALASSGRMNGKTDMADWAASAAHWTIINVTEKLLPTGYRHGFLVQSDGAFPQNPFRIKS encoded by the coding sequence ATGAGCGAAATTGAACTTCCATTGGTCGGCGGTCGTATAACTGCCGGAGTAGTACGCGTCGGCGATACCGTGCGCCGACCAATCTCGGCCGATCGGTCGAATGTCCATGATTTACTGAGGCAACTGGAAAATATCGGCTTCGATGGTACTCCGCGGTTCTTGGGGATCGACGAACGCGATCGCGAAATCCTAAGCTTCTTGCCAGGTGATGTTCCGCTTGATCTAGACCACTTTTCCGATGTTCAGCTTCGATCAGCCGCGTCACTTTTGCGCCGCTTCCACGATGCAACCGCGCAGTCGCCGCTTGCACGACAACAGAATGCGGAAGTTATATGTCACAATGATTGGGGACCTCCCAACGCGGTCTTCTATGAGGATCTTCCCTTCGGGCTCATCGATTTTGATACGATTGCGCCCGGGCTGCGTTTATGGGACCTGGGCTACTCCGCTTTCGCTTGGCTTGACCTCGGCAATCCGGATTACACCGGAGCAGAACAGGTTCGACGCCTGTCAGTGTTTGCCGAAGGCTATGGACTGTCCACTTGCTCTCCGGCGCAAATCGCCGCCTACGCGGTCGCGAGACAGACGGCGCTTGCGAGCTCGGGAAGGATGAATGGCAAGACTGACATGGCGGATTGGGCAGCATCAGCGGCACATTGGACGATCATCAATGTAACGGAGAAGCTGCTGCCAACTGGCTATAGACACGGATTTCTAGTCCAAAGCGACGGTGCTTTTCCTCAAAACCCCTTCCGGATCAAAAGTTAG
- a CDS encoding MerR family transcriptional regulator has translation MLGRGKEVLLTAHECASRIGLSIRALRLYEKHGLISPRRTSKQWRLYGSDEVTRLNEIIALKSIGLSLRDISKFLRGQPTDLGQILDLQRDALADTRSRAERGLIVIEALQTKIRSGTPASVDDLMTLAKETSMAEPLKDTVAWRRYEQMRPRTEIAIDTALYDEYAGAYETADGTLSIVSHRDGGIFYRIVGQSDIEIFPESETEFFMKVLPVQITFERGQDQRVQHLRHHQNGFEDHAFKTDLDQVRNIEDAVQERIREQKPLPEGEIVLRDVIEEHARGEPDLDRMSPALAVLAEEQKDFIQAELEKAGKLKHLSFKGVSQVGLDIYDADFEHATIEWGFALTHRGRISHLYLRQTP, from the coding sequence ATGCTCGGACGCGGTAAAGAGGTTTTGCTGACGGCCCATGAATGCGCCAGCCGGATCGGCTTGAGCATACGGGCACTTCGGCTCTACGAAAAACATGGTCTGATCTCGCCTCGCCGCACCTCAAAACAGTGGCGGCTCTACGGAAGCGACGAGGTTACCCGGCTGAATGAGATAATAGCCCTAAAATCCATTGGGCTTAGCCTTCGAGATATTTCGAAATTTTTGCGCGGTCAGCCCACCGATCTTGGTCAAATTCTCGACCTGCAACGTGATGCACTGGCGGACACTAGAAGCCGGGCGGAGCGAGGGCTGATTGTAATTGAGGCTTTGCAAACAAAAATCCGTTCTGGAACGCCTGCGTCGGTAGACGACCTTATGACTCTCGCAAAGGAAACAAGCATGGCTGAACCGTTAAAGGATACTGTGGCCTGGCGCCGCTACGAGCAGATGCGCCCGCGAACTGAAATTGCCATCGATACAGCCTTGTACGATGAATATGCGGGAGCTTACGAAACTGCTGATGGGACACTTTCTATCGTGTCCCATCGCGATGGGGGGATTTTCTACCGGATTGTCGGGCAGTCGGATATCGAGATTTTCCCGGAAAGCGAGACCGAATTCTTCATGAAGGTCCTACCCGTTCAAATCACATTTGAGCGCGGACAGGACCAACGGGTGCAACACCTGCGCCACCATCAAAATGGTTTCGAGGATCATGCGTTCAAAACAGACCTTGATCAGGTACGGAATATCGAAGACGCTGTACAGGAACGCATCCGAGAGCAAAAGCCGCTGCCCGAAGGCGAGATCGTCTTGCGTGATGTGATTGAGGAGCATGCTCGAGGTGAGCCCGACCTCGATAGAATGTCGCCCGCTTTAGCTGTACTCGCAGAGGAGCAAAAGGACTTCATTCAGGCCGAATTGGAAAAAGCAGGAAAACTGAAGCACCTTTCATTTAAAGGTGTTTCGCAAGTCGGCCTGGATATTTACGACGCTGATTTTGAGCATGCAACGATCGAATGGGGCTTTGCTCTCACTCATAGAGGCCGGATAAGCCACCTTTATCTTCGACAAACGCCCTAG
- a CDS encoding DUF4440 domain-containing protein: protein MLKSDLDAILAELSAREPLFHHRELGTSREDLLKMTDDDFWEIGASGKAYDRNFVVENLLEFYKGPEPKGWLCSDFSIRLLADGLYQLNYILQQENRRTRRTTLWRKTAEGWKIVFHQGTVMT from the coding sequence ATCTCGATGCAATTCTTGCAGAGCTCAGTGCTCGCGAACCGCTCTTTCACCATCGGGAGCTCGGCACCAGTCGCGAAGACCTGCTCAAAATGACTGACGATGATTTTTGGGAGATCGGCGCAAGTGGTAAGGCCTATGACCGCAACTTCGTCGTTGAAAACCTTTTGGAATTCTACAAAGGACCCGAACCGAAGGGCTGGTTATGCTCGGACTTCTCCATCCGATTGCTTGCTGATGGGCTCTACCAGCTCAACTACATTTTGCAGCAGGAAAATCGACGAACACGCAGAACGACGCTTTGGCGAAAAACGGCAGAAGGCTGGAAGATCGTTTTCCACCAAGGGACAGTCATGACCTGA